From a single Bacillus gobiensis genomic region:
- a CDS encoding 4Fe-4S binding protein: MIEVLLEDRCIECNLCVKVCPTNVFDKRQEESPVISRKDDCQTCYMCELYCPVSALYVAPNAEETTDLPQEKLINSGKVGSYRNEIGWGKGKQSTAKKDLYYKFYLK; this comes from the coding sequence ATGTAATCTCTGCGTAAAAGTATGTCCAACGAATGTATTTGATAAAAGACAAGAAGAATCACCTGTGATTTCCCGTAAGGATGATTGCCAAACCTGCTATATGTGTGAGCTATATTGTCCTGTAAGCGCACTTTATGTGGCCCCAAACGCTGAAGAAACTACTGATCTCCCACAAGAAAAACTGATCAATTCCGGTAAAGTCGGAAGTTATCGCAATGAAATTGGATGGGGAAAAGGGAAGCAATCAACAGCAAAAAAAGATTTATATTATAAATTCTACCTAAAATAA